DNA sequence from the bacterium genome:
ATTCAGCCCACATCTTCGTCTGCGGCAACCCCTTGATGATCGATCAAATGGTCGAGATCCTGGAGAGGGAGGGCTATGTCGAGCGCACGCGCAAGACACCGGGCCAGATTCTGGTCGAGAGATACTGGTAGGAGGCCGGCCTATTGGACCCCGAGGGCTTCCTTGAGCCCGCGCAAGTGTCGACGGCTGACGGTCGCGCGCTGGCCGTCGGCGAGCTCGACCACGGTCGCGTCATCAACACGGCGGAGAGCCTTGACGTGGTGGAGGTTGACCATCTCGGCGCGGTGGATCCGAACGAAGCCCCAGGGTTTGAGGCGTCTCGCGAGCGACACGATGCTTTCGTCGAGAAGGTAGTTGCGGCCGTCGTGCCGGAAGACCGTGTAGCCGTCCTCTGAATGAAAGCGCGCGATTCGGCGCGGGTCGAAGAGCTGGATCATGTCGCCGCGGCGGGCCGCGACCCGGGGCGGCTGCTCGCGGCCGGTGACCTCGCGCAGGATCCTCTTCAACTCCTGCCGCTCCGGAGGCGTGTCCAGCCTTCGGACCCGCTCGAGCGCTTGCTCGAGTCGATCGTGCTCGATCGGTTTCAGCAGGTAGTCGACCGCCGCGGCCTCGAAGGCTCGGACGGCGTACTCCTCGTAGGCCGTGGTGAAGATGACGTGGGTCTGGTCGGGCAGCCGTTCGGCGACCTCGAGCCCGTCCAGCTCCGGCATGCGAATGTCGAGCAGCACCACCTCGGGCGTCAGTTCGTCAATGCGCGCGAGCGCCGCTTCGCCATCGGCCGCCTCTCCGCAAACCGCGACTCCGGGCATGCGTTCGAGCATTCTGCGTAGACGCCGTCGAGCGATGGCCTCATCGTCGACGATGACTACGGACAGCTCCGGTTTCGTCTCGGACGTCATGGTTTGCCCTGCATCGGAAGAGTAAGCCGCACTTCGAACCCTCCTTCCGGATTCGCTCCGGTCCAGAAGTCGGAGGTTCCGCCATAGACGAGGTCGAGCCGCTCCTCGAGCTCGCTCAGCGAGGTGCCGCTGCCGCGATGAGGGGAAGTGCCGGGCCCGTCGCCGTCGTCACTGACCGAGAGGACCAGATTCGAGTCTCGGATCACCGCCCCCACCCGCACGGAGCCCCCTCTCTTGCGCGGAGCTACGGCGTGAAGCACCGCGTTTTCCACGAGCGGCTGGAGAACGAGCGGAGGAACCAAGACGTCGCGCGCCTGGGGCGGCACTTGAAACTCGCATTGCAGGCGGTCACCGAGCCGAATCGTCTCGACCTCGAGATAGCTCGAGACGTTATCGAGCTCTTCCGCGAGTCGGACCCAGCCGACCTCGGTACCCTTAAGCGTGTAGCGAAACAGCCCCGCCAGTTTCTCGAGCACGCGCTCGGCACCCGCGGGATTTTCTTCGATCAAGCCGGCCACCGTATTCAAGCTGTTGAACAGGAAATGCGGGTTGGTGCGCGCCTGGAGGGCCTTGAGCTCGGCGTGGAGGGCCTGTTTCCTGGCCTGCTGTGCGCGCAGCTCGTCGCGCCGGGCTTTTTGCCGGAGCCGAGTGTAGGCCAGCTCGGCCGTGAGAATGATCGCTACCACCACGAAAGCGATTCGCAGAACGTCGGCCCGGAAGCTGGCGGCCTTGATGCCTCCGAGCGCGTCAATCACCCGCACGGCGGCCTCGGCTCCGAGCGCGGTGCCGGTGACCGCGACGAAGGCGTAGAGCACGATGCCCGAAGCCGCGCCTGGGAAGAGGCGCCGCAGCGCCGGCAGGCCGAACCGGAACGCGTTCGAGACCGCGAGGCCGATGCACAGCGAGATGATGCTGTTGAAAACGAAGCTCTGGATCCAGACACCGGGCCCACCGCCGATGAAAGGCGTGAGGATCAGGGTGAGGATGAGCCCGATGACCAGGCACCAGAGCAGGTCGCGCGGCAGATCGCGGAAGAGGAACCGACGTCCGTTCCAGCATTCCTCGGTCGATGCGAGCAGGCTGCCGATGTCATCGGCAACCTGCTCGCTTTCCGAAGCGATGGAGGTTCTGTCGGGCACGGTGGATTCTACCGAGAGCCCCCGCTTGGAGCATGCTTCTGGCGGTGGGCCACGACCTGCTCGAGTAGCTTTTCGCCCCCTTGAGGATCGAGCTCCGACAAGGCGCGGGCGGCTTCCTCGGCCTTGTCGACTGAACCGCCGGCGATCGGAGGCGCGGTCAGGTAGTAGCCCACAAGATAATGATAGGCCTCGGCGAGGCCGGGATCCAAGGCCACGGCCGCCTGGAGCGAGGACAGCATCTCGAAAGCGTAGCGGGGTCCGTCGGCCGGGTTCTCCCGAATGGCCTGACCGAGTGCCCGGCCAAGGGCCAGGCGGGCGTTTGCCTCTTGCGGTGATTCGGCGACGGCCAGGCGAGCCAGCTCGATGGGGTCGTCTGCCGATTCGAAGGGAGTCTCCTCAGCGGACGCTGTGGCGAGGTGCGGCGGTGGGCTCGATACCACTTCGGCGATCGAATCCCCTTCCGTGGGTGAGAGCTCGGCCCGAGCCAGTATCCGCCGCTTGATCTCGGCCCAGGCTTCACGAGGCTGTTTGTCGAGCCGAAACGCGACGTGGGGCTTCCCGCGGAGCACGACGTCGAGGCTCATAGTCTTGCCGGACAGCCCGACGTCGATAGTCAAGAAGTCCGGGTCCTGTTCCCAGATCCAGCGTCTCGATTCACTGTCGCCATTGACCGGGGCGGGGACCAGGCTGTAACGCTGAACTCCCAGCTCCTCCATGGCGGCCTCCTCGTGGAGAAGCCAGCGGCCGTTGTCGTCCTTTTCGAACCGCAGGTCGATGTAGGTGTCACGGTTGAGAGAGCTGCGACTGTGCAGACGGCCGTCCTCGGTCCATTCGAACAAGACCGCGAACGGCATCTTTCCAAAGGGCGTGTCGTTGTCGTCGCCGACCCAGCCACCCTCCAGCGAGGCGATGAAGCCGTCGACGGCCGTTTCCGGTGCCGGGGCGGGCGGCGAAGCCGCCATCAGAGTGGCTCCCGGGAGTGCGTAGGGCGCGGTCAGTGCGACGGCCGCCAGAAGCAGGCGGCCGATCCAGGTTCTTGTGCTCGATTGGTGGTTGATCATCTCGATCTCCTTTCGAGGCTGATGCTAGGGCGCTGTGCGAGGATGAGAAGGGGGCGCCCGACGAGCGGTCGAGCGGAGGCCGCGAGCGGTCGCTGGCCGACGGTGACGGTGGTTGTCGAAGCCACCGGGGCCGGCATTGGTCGCAATCAGCAGGCGCGGCGGTCGCGGCGGTTTCTCTCGTCGAGCGGTCGAAGCAGCGTCATGGCCTTGGCAAGCCTTGCGTTCGAGCCGCTGAAAAAGAAAAGGGCGCCTGCTTTTCAGGCGCCCTTCAGGTGAGGGGGTTGTCGACCGGTGACTACTCGATTCCGAACTCGGTCTCTGAGATGGTCTGGTTACCGCTTTCCTCGATCGCCAGGACCTCCCATTTGCACTCGTCGGCATCTTCCTGGTTCAGCACTTGCGGGGGAACCGTAATGCTGGTGACAGCGGCACCGACATTCGCGGTCGTCTTGGTGAACTGGGGCTCTTCGCACTCGATGACGACTTCATAGCCAACGATCTCGCTGCCCGGAGGATCTGCTACCGCCTCCCACATGAAGACGGCATTGTCCGGGTCGACGTCCTCGCCGTCGACCGGCGTGATCTGAACCGGGGCGGCGGGAAGAGCGTGCGTCAAAGTCGCCTTTCCTCTGAGCTTCTTGCCCTCGGTTGTTGTACCGCGGAACTTGTATTTGCCTTCCGGAAACAGCGCCAGGAGCTCTTCGAGCGACTGTTCCTCGAAAGACGGCTCGGCGCTCTCGAAAAAGAACTCGGTGATGCCTTGCAATCCGACGCTGTTCTCGGCCAATACGCTGAACTCGATGCCGTTGGGACCTGTCATCTGCATGGAGTCCCATCCCTCCCCGTCGAGGAAGACTTGAATGCCGGCATCGCCATCCGTGTCGTTGATCTCGATGCGGATCTCTGTGTCGTCGAGCTTCTTGGCCCAGGCTTCTGGGGCGGCCATGCCTGCGATCAGGGCAACCGCCGCGAATCCCGCCAGCCAGGTTCTTGCTTGTCTCATCGCGTCTCCTCCAATGGAATTCTGCGGGGTTTATCGGGTGTCTCGGCCAGTTCCCGCTACTGGCTACTCAGTTGAGATGCGAAAGCTCGAGGAATCCTTCGAAAGAAATGGGTCGCCCGCCAGGCCGAATGTTCCGAAATCCACGAAGGATTCGCGCTAGCCTTGTATCTAAACAGGAGAGCGGGCGCACGAGCAGCCAGCCAGGGCACAAGAGAAAAAAGCGAATGAAAGCCGGCAAAGAAGAGAAGCTGATGGTCAGGCAAATGATCGCCGGAGATGAAGCGGCGTTCGAGAGGTTCTCGGACGACTACATCCCGGCTCTGTATCGCTTTGCCACCAAGCGTCTTCAGGGAGACCGGGAGCTGGCCCGGGACGTTGTCCAGTCGACGCTATGCAAGGTGATCGAGAAACTGGCTTCATTCAGGGGCGAGGCGGCTTTAATGACCTGGCTCTGCGCCGTGTGCCGAAACGAGATCGCCGGTCACTTCCGGCGTGGCAAGAAGCGAGCGGGAGAGGTCGAGTTCCAGGAACAGGAAGACCTCTTTGGAGCGTCGCTAGGCTTGGGCGATGGTGGTTTCGACGGGCCAGAGCGGGCAGCCTTGCGCAATGAAGTGCACGAGCTCGTACACGATGCTCTCGACGCCCTGCCACCCCACTATGGCAAGGCCCTGGAGTGGAAGTACATCGACAATGTATCGGTCAAGGAAATCGCCCAGCGATTGGGCATGGGCCCGAAAGCGGCGGAGTCGCTGCTGACACGAGCCAGGGACGCCTTCAGGAAGGGCTACGCGAACCTGGTGAACAATATCGGACCCGCGCTGGACGGAGCGCGGACGACCAGCCAGAGAATGGAAACAGCATCATGAGCAAGAATCGAGGACAGGCTTTCTCTGTAGTTCAGACCGGGGAGAGCGAGGTCCGGGATCTGCTTCGGAGCGCCGGTCCCAGACCGGTTGTACCTCCCGAGGACCTGGTGGAGATTCGGGCCGCTGCCAAGGCGCATTGGCGCGAGATGGTGAGAATGGAGCGCGAACGCTCCCGCTTCGGTAGGAGAAACACCGTGTTGGCCCTCGCGGCCAGCGTTCTGCTGGCCG
Encoded proteins:
- a CDS encoding response regulator transcription factor; amino-acid sequence: MTSETKPELSVVIVDDEAIARRRLRRMLERMPGVAVCGEAADGEAALARIDELTPEVVLLDIRMPELDGLEVAERLPDQTHVIFTTAYEEYAVRAFEAAAVDYLLKPIEHDRLEQALERVRRLDTPPERQELKRILREVTGREQPPRVAARRGDMIQLFDPRRIARFHSEDGYTVFRHDGRNYLLDESIVSLARRLKPWGFVRIHRAEMVNLHHVKALRRVDDATVVELADGQRATVSRRHLRGLKEALGVQ
- a CDS encoding RNA polymerase sigma factor; the protein is MKAGKEEKLMVRQMIAGDEAAFERFSDDYIPALYRFATKRLQGDRELARDVVQSTLCKVIEKLASFRGEAALMTWLCAVCRNEIAGHFRRGKKRAGEVEFQEQEDLFGASLGLGDGGFDGPERAALRNEVHELVHDALDALPPHYGKALEWKYIDNVSVKEIAQRLGMGPKAAESLLTRARDAFRKGYANLVNNIGPALDGARTTSQRMETAS